From a single Maylandia zebra isolate NMK-2024a linkage group LG3, Mzebra_GT3a, whole genome shotgun sequence genomic region:
- the LOC112433223 gene encoding Fc receptor-like protein 5 isoform X1, whose amino-acid sequence MKQTCLQQLFWLNSVLCCRLTHARLTVSPSSSQFFEGDFVSLRCEEDDSSAGWTLRRNTNRETRTECNEWGRWSGSSCSFSYILTLDSGVYWCESREGPISNMVNLTVTGGSVILQSPVLPVMEGDDVTLLCKTKTTPSNLPAAFYKDGSLIRKQPTGHMTIQHVSRSDEGLYKCDISGHGESPSSWITVTGKHTTTPPPTMSTTWLPALTPTPAASPDSSTLQLVIRLALHLLVFFPYFISTLLLVSLYRCRATGLDSAQPAEQGLDDK is encoded by the exons ATGAAGCAAACTTGTCTGCAGCAGCTTTTCT GGCTGAACTCAGTACTGTGCTGCAGACTGACTCATG ctcgtctgactgtgagtcccagcagctctcagttctttgaaggagactttgtgtctctgagatgtgaggaggacgacagctctgctggatggactctgaggagaaacacaaacagagaaacCAGGACTGAGTGCAATGAATGGGGAAGATGGTCTGGTTCATCCTGTAGCTTCAGCTACATCTTAACACTGgacagtggagtttactggtgtgagtccagagagggtcccatcagtaacatggttaacctgacagtcactg gtggatcagtgatcctgcagagtcctgtcctccctgtgatggagggagatgacgtcactctgctctgtaaaacaaagaccactccctccaacctcccagctgctttctataaagatggctccctcatcaggaagcagcctacaggtcacatgaccatccagcatgtttccaggtctgatgaaggcctctacaagtgtgacatcagcggtcatggagagtctccatccagctggatcactgtcacag GAAAACATACaaccacacctccacctaccATGTCTACAACCTGGCTCCCTGCATTAACTCCCACCCCTGCTGCATCGCCTGACTCCTCTACCCTGCAACTAGTGATCAGACTGGCCCTCCATCTGCTGGTGTTCTTTCCATATTTCATCTCCACCCTCCTCCTGGTGTCTTTATATCGATGCAGAGCCACAGGTCTTGACTCAGCCCAACCTGCTGAGCAGGGACTGGATGATAAGTAA
- the LOC143416978 gene encoding uncharacterized protein LOC143416978, giving the protein MLYSTCTVTGPTVIDFHGQVNSVEDRCSYSLVLTPSVPDFHVLGNFRERRRKDVTFLDSVTLVLDRPSIKIHLEQGGTVRLDNSILTLNSLPQLVHNVELSKDRTGVTAKVSLSYSTISVFFDGYTAQIHLEHRCQTLARGPNLARSLITFGPRGHTKLLLELACRSYTVHVLLILQIPECSVGVLARQSGQDPLTPSPLLTVVIATARILPRYLSQNGEKKERKQELSGQVGDRISVYLCKRQTCLSCMWSSCGFNQGVQH; this is encoded by the exons ATGTTGTACTCCACATGCACTGTGACTGGCCCCACTGTCATTGACTTCCATGGCCAGGTTAACTCTGTTGAGGATCGGTGTTCATACTCTCTGGTCTTGACTCCATCAGTACCAGACTTCCATGTTCTGGGGAACTTCCGGGAACGTCGACGTAAAGACGTGACCTTTTTGGACAGTGTGACACTGGTTCTGGACAGGCCCAGCATTAAAATTCATCTGGAACAAGGTGGGACAGTTCGG CTGGACAACTCAATCCTGACCCTCAATAGTTTGCCTCAGCTGGTTCACAATGTGGAGCTCTCTAAAGACCGAACTGGAGTCACTGCCAAGGTGTCGCTCTCATACTCTACCATCTCTGTCTTCTTTGACGGCTACACTGCACAGATCCACTTAgaacataggtgtcaaactctggcccgtgggccaaatttggcccgcagcctaattacatttggcccgcgaggccataccaaattactattagagctggcctgcCGGTCTTATACAGTGCATGTACTGCTAATACTACAAATCCCAGAATGCTCTGTTGGCGTTTTGGCGCGTCAGTCAGGACAGGACCCATTAACGCCCTCTCCTCTGTTGACTGTAGTCATAGCAACCGCGCGAATACTGCCGCGCTACCTCTCCCAAAATGGCGAAAAGAAAGAACGAAAACAGGAGCTTTCTGGACAGGTGGGAGACAGAATATCTGTTTACCTATGTAAAAGACAGACCTGTTTGTCTTGTATGTGGAGCTCATGTGGCTTTAACCAAGGAGTACAACATTAG
- the LOC106676635 gene encoding tripartite motif-containing protein 16, giving the protein MAQKGDQLDRETFFCSICLDLLNDPVTTACGHSYCMNCIKSFWDEEDRKGIHSCSQCRKTFTPRPVLEKNVMFATLVEQLKHTGLQAAAGEQCYAGPEDVACDVCTGRKLKAVKSCLVCQDCYCEKHVQRHYNTNRLQKHRLVSPSRKLQEVSSSNCEICSRHDEVMKIFCRTDQQSICYLCTMDAHKGHETVPAAVERTEKQKELEVRRLNIQQRIQEREKDVKLLQQEVEAINGSADKAVEDSEKMFTELIRLMQKRSSDVKQQVRSQQETEVSRVKELQEKLEQEIAELKRKDGELEQLSHTEDHNQFLHNYPSLSALSESTHSSSINIRPLSYFEDVTAAVSETRDKLQDTLREEWTNISLTVTEVDVLLSPTEPKTRAGFLKYSHEMTLDPNTAYTHLLLSEGNRKAMLIKRYRPYPHHPDRFTSCRQVLSRETLTGRCYWEVEWRGRGVCVAVAYKIIGRAVCPTECGFGYNDKSWALFCDTTGYTYLNNKIQTLLSGPRSSRVGVYLDHRAGILSFYSVSETMTLLHRVQTTFTQPLHAGLCLLGFEVSAEFSKVKHT; this is encoded by the coding sequence ATGGCACAGAAAGGAGATCAGCTGGACCGAGAAACCTTCTTTTGTTCCATCTGTTTGGATCTACTGAATGATCCAGTGACTACAGcctgtggacacagctactgcatGAACTGTATTAAAAGTTTCTGGGATGAAGAGGATAGGAAGGGAATCCACAGCTGCTCTCAGTGCAGGAAGACTTTCACACCGAGGCCTGTCCTGGAGAAAAACGTCATGTTTGCAACTTTAGTGGAGCAGCTGAAGCACactggactccaagctgctGCAGGTGAGCAATGCtatgctggacctgaagatgtggcctgtgatgtctgcactgGGAGGAAGCTGAAAGCTGTCAAATCCTGTTTGGTCTGCCAGGACTGCTATTGTGAGAAACACGTCCAGCGTCACTACAATACAAATCGATTACAGAAACACAGGTTGGTTTCGCCTTCCAGGAAGCTCCAAGAAGTGTCATCATCTAATTGTGAGATCTGCTCTCgtcatgatgaggtgatgaagattttctgtcgtactgatcagcagagtatctgttatctcTGCACAATGGATGCACATAAAGGCCATGAAACAGTCCCAGCTGCAGTAGAAAGGACTGAGAAGCAGAAGGAGCTCGAGGTGAGACGActaaacatccagcagagaatccaggagcgagagaaagatgtgaagctgcttcaacaggaggtggaggccatcaatGGCTCTGCTGATAAAGCAGTGGAGGACAGTGAGAAGATGTTCACTGAGCTGATCCGTCTCATGcagaaaagaagctctgatgtgaagcagcaggtcagatcccagcaggaaactgaagtgagtcgagtcaaagagcttcaggagaagctggagcaggagatcgctgagctgaagaggaaagacggcgagctggagcagctctcacacacagaggatcacaaccagtttctacacaactacccctcactgtcagcactcagtgagtctacacactcatccagcatcaatattcgtcctctgagctactttgaggatgtgacagcagctgtgtcagagaccagagataaactacaggacactctgagagaggaatggacaaacatctcactgacagtcactgaagtggatgttttactgtcacCAACGGAGCCAAAGACCAGAGctggattcttaaaatattcacatgaaatgacactggatccaaacacagctTACACTCACCTGCTCTTATCAGAGGGGAACAGGAAAGCAATGCTAATAAAACGATACAGGCCTTACCCtcatcatccagacagattcactTCATGCAGGCAGGTCCTGAGCAGGGAGACCCTGACTGGacgttgttactgggaggtggagtggagaggaagaggagtttgTGTGGCAGTCGCATACAAGATTATCGGAAGAGCTGTGTGCCCCACTGAATGTGGTTTTGGATACAATGACAAATCTTGGGCTTTATTCTGTGACACAACCGGCTACACTTACTTGAACAACAAAATCCAAACTCTCCTCTCAGGTCCTCGGTCCTCCAGAGTaggagtgtacctggatcacagagcaggtattctgtctttctacagcgtctctgaaaccatgactctcctccacagagtccagaccacattcactcagccgctcCACGCTGGACTGTGTCTTTTGGGTTTTGAAGTCAGTGCTGAGTTCAGTAAAGTCAAACACACATAG
- the LOC112433223 gene encoding Fc receptor-like protein 5 isoform X2, with protein sequence MVRTSPRLTVSPSSSQFFEGDFVSLRCEEDDSSAGWTLRRNTNRETRTECNEWGRWSGSSCSFSYILTLDSGVYWCESREGPISNMVNLTVTGGSVILQSPVLPVMEGDDVTLLCKTKTTPSNLPAAFYKDGSLIRKQPTGHMTIQHVSRSDEGLYKCDISGHGESPSSWITVTGKHTTTPPPTMSTTWLPALTPTPAASPDSSTLQLVIRLALHLLVFFPYFISTLLLVSLYRCRATGLDSAQPAEQGLDDK encoded by the exons ATGGTGCGTACATCTC ctcgtctgactgtgagtcccagcagctctcagttctttgaaggagactttgtgtctctgagatgtgaggaggacgacagctctgctggatggactctgaggagaaacacaaacagagaaacCAGGACTGAGTGCAATGAATGGGGAAGATGGTCTGGTTCATCCTGTAGCTTCAGCTACATCTTAACACTGgacagtggagtttactggtgtgagtccagagagggtcccatcagtaacatggttaacctgacagtcactg gtggatcagtgatcctgcagagtcctgtcctccctgtgatggagggagatgacgtcactctgctctgtaaaacaaagaccactccctccaacctcccagctgctttctataaagatggctccctcatcaggaagcagcctacaggtcacatgaccatccagcatgtttccaggtctgatgaaggcctctacaagtgtgacatcagcggtcatggagagtctccatccagctggatcactgtcacag GAAAACATACaaccacacctccacctaccATGTCTACAACCTGGCTCCCTGCATTAACTCCCACCCCTGCTGCATCGCCTGACTCCTCTACCCTGCAACTAGTGATCAGACTGGCCCTCCATCTGCTGGTGTTCTTTCCATATTTCATCTCCACCCTCCTCCTGGTGTCTTTATATCGATGCAGAGCCACAGGTCTTGACTCAGCCCAACCTGCTGAGCAGGGACTGGATGATAAGTAA